One Campylobacter lari DNA segment encodes these proteins:
- the dnaE gene encoding DNA polymerase III subunit alpha, translated as MSQFTHLHLHTEYSLLDGANKLKELAKTLKAQGATSVAMTDHGNMFGAIDFYKTMRAEGIKPIIGLEAYLHNHDDLSDKSSRQRFHICLFAKNEVGYKNLMYLSSQSYIHGLYYYPRINKKLLEAHSEGLICSSACLQGEVNWHLNTKNERNLKFGAKGYEGAKEAALWYKKVFGDDFYLEIMRHGIDDQKFIDDSIIKLAKELDIKIIATNDTHYTFKERAAAHEVFMCIAMGVKLDDPGRLRHEVHEFYVKTPEQMSELFADIPEAIENTQEIANKCNLELKLGDPTPPNFKFTREYAKKYGLSLSQEDQEFSFDNDDIVFEYLCKKGLEERLQFIDESKHQEYKDRLDLEISIIKNMKFSGYMLIVHDFIAAAKEKDIPVGPGRGSAAGSLVSYCLKITDLDPIPYNLLFERFLNPERVSMPDIDVDFCQDRRGEVIDYVIDKYGAEKVAQVITFGKLLAKGVIRDVARVCDMSIPDADALAKLVPEELKITLEKAYEQEPKIAEFVNSHPKGRQVWDFAKALEGLNRNAGMHAAGVVISNEALWNKAPLFRQSKNDERHLVTQYSKEYLEDVDLIKFDFLGLKTLTVIDNAIKLVKKRYGKDVIWEKIDMNDPKVYKTIQSGNTLGIFQIESGGMQSLNARLKPERFEDLIAVLALYRPGPLDSGMVDDFIDIKHGRKAATYAFEDLKPILENTYGVIVYQEQVMQIVQKIGGFSLGGADNVRRAMGKKKREILDNLKAEYLEGAKKQGYDEKKADDLFELILKFAEYGFNKSHSAAYALITFQTAYLKTYYPSEFMAALLTSEESNVDKVAKYIEEMKRMNIKLLPPSINKAQREFSATKLEDGSEAIIYGLGAIKSVGIPAIENIMAIRKEEGFSDFDDFISSIDPTKINKKTIENLAKSGAFDEFGYTRKCLVDNLELISETSRKIAEVKRNSTASLFGEEEIAADIKVGLHDSKIEFELMEKLGYEKEILGIYVSGHPLDKFASQIEGIEYFKSMDFETLKGEGELLVVGKIEDFKSMMSKSGKRYAKAVVLDFYSTFDMIIFEAQVEKVEALFKESKDEAFAFLLRYKNNDNDLSFSLNEIYTLEEAKENELKSFSKKKSFAKKENKEEFTQEPMKFEENIIELDINKLSKDMVYEIYDLANTRHNPKDTNNKKLVLKVLDMGSCLLYHTNFVLSQEAMDVIAQKCKS; from the coding sequence ATGAGCCAATTTACACATTTGCATTTACATACAGAATACTCTTTACTTGATGGAGCAAATAAACTCAAAGAGCTAGCTAAAACTCTAAAAGCGCAAGGTGCAACAAGTGTTGCTATGACTGATCATGGAAATATGTTTGGTGCTATTGATTTTTATAAAACGATGAGAGCTGAAGGGATTAAACCTATCATAGGGCTTGAAGCGTATTTGCATAATCATGATGATTTAAGTGATAAAAGCTCAAGACAACGCTTTCATATTTGTTTGTTTGCTAAAAATGAAGTTGGCTATAAAAATTTGATGTATTTAAGCTCGCAAAGCTATATACATGGCTTGTATTATTACCCAAGGATTAATAAAAAGCTATTAGAAGCACATAGTGAGGGTTTGATTTGTTCTTCTGCATGTTTGCAAGGTGAGGTTAATTGGCATTTAAATACCAAAAATGAAAGAAATTTAAAATTTGGCGCAAAAGGTTATGAAGGCGCAAAAGAAGCTGCGCTTTGGTATAAAAAGGTTTTTGGAGATGATTTTTACCTTGAGATTATGCGTCATGGTATTGATGATCAAAAATTTATCGATGATTCTATCATCAAACTTGCTAAAGAGCTTGATATAAAAATCATCGCAACGAATGATACACATTATACTTTTAAAGAAAGAGCAGCTGCACATGAAGTATTTATGTGCATAGCTATGGGGGTTAAGCTTGATGATCCAGGGCGTTTAAGACATGAAGTGCATGAGTTTTATGTGAAAACACCAGAGCAAATGAGTGAGCTTTTTGCTGATATTCCTGAAGCTATTGAAAATACTCAAGAAATAGCTAATAAATGTAATTTAGAATTAAAACTAGGTGATCCAACACCACCAAATTTTAAATTTACCCGTGAATATGCAAAAAAATATGGCTTAAGTTTAAGTCAAGAAGATCAAGAATTTAGCTTTGATAATGATGATATAGTTTTTGAGTATCTTTGTAAAAAGGGCTTAGAAGAAAGACTTCAATTTATCGATGAGAGTAAACACCAAGAGTATAAAGATAGACTTGATTTAGAAATTAGTATTATTAAAAATATGAAATTTTCAGGTTATATGTTAATCGTTCATGATTTTATCGCCGCAGCTAAGGAAAAAGATATACCAGTTGGCCCAGGGCGTGGGAGTGCTGCGGGGAGTTTGGTTTCGTATTGTTTGAAAATTACAGATTTAGATCCTATACCTTATAATCTTCTTTTTGAGAGATTTTTAAATCCTGAGCGTGTATCAATGCCCGATATTGACGTGGATTTTTGTCAAGATAGAAGAGGGGAGGTGATTGATTATGTTATTGATAAATACGGAGCTGAAAAGGTTGCACAAGTCATTACCTTTGGTAAGCTTTTAGCAAAGGGAGTAATCCGTGATGTAGCTAGGGTTTGTGATATGAGTATACCTGATGCAGATGCTTTAGCAAAATTAGTTCCTGAAGAGCTAAAAATCACTTTAGAAAAAGCCTATGAGCAAGAACCAAAAATAGCTGAATTTGTAAATTCTCATCCAAAAGGACGTCAAGTTTGGGACTTTGCTAAAGCATTAGAGGGTTTAAATAGAAATGCAGGTATGCACGCAGCCGGAGTTGTGATATCTAATGAAGCTTTGTGGAATAAAGCTCCACTTTTTAGACAAAGCAAAAACGATGAGCGTCATTTAGTTACGCAGTATTCTAAAGAATATCTTGAAGATGTAGATTTAATCAAATTTGACTTTTTGGGTTTAAAAACTCTTACGGTGATTGATAATGCGATTAAGCTAGTAAAAAAGCGTTATGGTAAAGATGTAATTTGGGAAAAGATTGATATGAATGATCCTAAGGTTTATAAAACCATACAAAGTGGTAATACCTTGGGCATTTTCCAAATAGAATCAGGCGGTATGCAAAGTTTAAATGCTAGGTTAAAGCCTGAAAGATTTGAGGATTTAATCGCGGTTTTAGCTTTATATAGACCAGGCCCACTTGATAGTGGGATGGTGGATGATTTTATCGATATCAAGCATGGTAGAAAGGCTGCAACTTATGCATTTGAAGATTTAAAACCTATACTTGAAAATACTTATGGGGTTATAGTTTATCAAGAACAAGTTATGCAAATAGTGCAAAAAATCGGTGGTTTTTCTTTGGGCGGGGCTGATAATGTGCGCCGTGCTATGGGTAAGAAAAAAAGAGAAATTTTGGATAATCTTAAAGCAGAGTATCTAGAAGGTGCTAAAAAACAAGGCTATGATGAGAAAAAGGCTGATGATTTGTTTGAGCTTATTTTGAAATTTGCTGAATATGGTTTTAACAAATCTCACTCGGCTGCTTACGCACTTATAACCTTTCAAACAGCGTATTTAAAGACTTATTATCCAAGTGAGTTTATGGCTGCGCTTTTAACAAGTGAAGAAAGCAATGTAGATAAGGTCGCAAAATACATTGAAGAAATGAAAAGAATGAATATCAAGCTTTTGCCGCCAAGTATTAACAAAGCTCAAAGAGAATTTAGTGCAACTAAGCTTGAAGATGGTTCTGAAGCTATTATTTATGGGCTTGGAGCGATTAAGAGTGTGGGAATTCCTGCGATAGAAAATATCATGGCAATTCGTAAGGAAGAGGGCTTTAGTGATTTTGATGATTTTATAAGTTCGATTGATCCTACTAAGATTAACAAAAAAACCATAGAAAATTTAGCTAAATCAGGAGCTTTTGATGAGTTTGGCTATACTAGAAAATGTTTAGTAGATAATCTTGAGCTTATTTCAGAAACAAGTAGGAAAATCGCTGAAGTTAAAAGAAATTCTACTGCTTCACTTTTTGGAGAAGAGGAAATAGCTGCAGATATCAAAGTAGGGCTTCATGATAGTAAAATCGAATTTGAACTAATGGAAAAGCTAGGCTATGAAAAAGAAATCTTAGGAATTTATGTATCAGGCCACCCTTTGGATAAATTTGCAAGTCAAATAGAAGGCATAGAGTATTTTAAAAGTATGGATTTTGAAACACTCAAAGGCGAAGGCGAGCTTTTAGTTGTAGGAAAGATCGAAGATTTTAAATCGATGATGAGTAAAAGTGGTAAAAGATACGCTAAGGCTGTGGTTTTAGACTTTTATTCTACTTTTGATATGATTATCTTTGAAGCTCAAGTAGAAAAAGTTGAAGCGCTTTTTAAAGAAAGCAAAGATGAAGCCTTTGCCTTTTTACTAAGATATAAAAACAACGACAATGACTTAAGCTTTAGTCTAAATGAAATTTACACCCTAGAAGAAGCAAAGGAAAATGAGCTAAAATCTTTTAGTAAGAAAAAAAGCTTTGCAAAAAAAGAAAATAAAGAAGAATTTACCCAAGAGCCTATGAAATTTGAAGAAAATATCATAGAACTTGATATTAACAAGCTTAGTAAAGATATGGTGTATGAAATTTATGATCTAGCTAATACAAGGCACAATCCAAAAGATACTAATAACAAAAAGCTTGTGCTAAAAGTACTTGATATGGGTAGTTGCTTGCTTTATCATACAAATTTTGTTCTCTCACAAGAAGCTATGGATGTGATAGCTCAAAAATGTAAAAGTTAA
- a CDS encoding SelT/SelW/SelH family (seleno)protein: MEVKIYYCNLUNYKPQAARVAEEIQNEFKDAQISTIEKGGGHFIVEVDGKIIYSKKDLFNCEVDRFPHEGEITKLMKQM, encoded by the coding sequence ATGGAAGTAAAAATTTATTATTGTAATCTTTGAAATTACAAACCACAAGCTGCAAGGGTTGCAGAAGAAATACAAAATGAATTCAAAGATGCGCAAATTTCTACCATAGAAAAAGGTGGTGGGCATTTTATAGTAGAAGTAGATGGTAAAATCATTTACTCAAAAAAAGACTTGTTTAACTGCGAAGTAGATAGATTTCCTCATGAGGGTGAAATCACCAAGCTTATGAAACAAATGTAA
- a CDS encoding 4-methyl-5(beta-hydroxyethyl)-thiazole monophosphate synthesis protein has translation MKKVLVPLAKGFEEAEFIGIADVLKRAGEASGNLEVIIASLDDELLVQGANGICIRADVSLASVDQENLDAIALAGGFEGMMNLKNNQAIIKIIQDLHAKKKIVAAICASPMVLAKAGVINGEFSCYPGCEVGIEGTRINKAVVVNENVITAAGPATAILFGLELAKHLCSEEIYQKLYEGMLIPLTK, from the coding sequence ATGAAAAAAGTTTTAGTGCCTTTGGCAAAAGGTTTTGAAGAAGCTGAATTTATAGGTATAGCTGATGTTTTAAAAAGAGCAGGAGAAGCTAGTGGAAATTTAGAAGTAATTATTGCTTCGCTAGATGATGAGCTTTTAGTACAAGGAGCTAATGGAATTTGTATAAGGGCTGATGTGAGTTTAGCTAGTGTTGATCAAGAAAATTTAGACGCAATTGCTTTGGCAGGTGGCTTTGAAGGTATGATGAATTTAAAAAACAATCAAGCTATCATAAAAATCATACAAGATTTACATGCTAAGAAAAAAATCGTAGCGGCTATTTGTGCTTCACCTATGGTATTGGCAAAAGCAGGGGTGATTAATGGAGAGTTTTCTTGCTATCCTGGTTGTGAAGTGGGTATTGAAGGAACTAGAATAAATAAAGCAGTTGTGGTAAATGAAAATGTCATCACAGCAGCTGGACCTGCTACGGCTATTTTATTTGGTTTAGAGCTTGCTAAGCATTTATGCTCAGAAGAAATTTATCAAAAACTTTATGAAGGTATGCTTATTCCTTTGACAAAATAA
- a CDS encoding N-carbamoylputrescine amidohydrolase codes for MKLALIQQEFKQNKEKTIEKTCELIKQAAKEKAELVCLQELHQTQYFCQSENTDFFDLANDYEEDVKFWSNVARENNVVLVTSLFEKRSAGLYHNTSVVFEKDGSIAGKYRKMHIPDDPCFYEKFYFTPGDLGFEPIQTSVGKLGVLICWDQWYPEAARLMALKGAQILIYPTAIGWFDKDEKEEKQRQLEAWIGVQRGHAIANGLPVVAINRVGFEKDESGVEDGIRFWGNSFVFGAQGEELFRADDKQELCKIVEIDMQRCENVRRWWPFLRDRRIEYFHELNKRFID; via the coding sequence ATGAAATTAGCACTCATACAGCAAGAATTTAAACAAAATAAAGAAAAAACTATAGAAAAAACATGCGAACTTATCAAACAAGCAGCAAAAGAAAAAGCTGAACTTGTATGCTTGCAAGAGCTTCATCAAACGCAGTATTTTTGTCAAAGTGAAAATACAGACTTTTTTGATTTGGCAAATGACTATGAAGAAGATGTTAAATTTTGGTCTAATGTAGCTAGGGAAAATAATGTTGTTTTGGTAACTTCTTTATTTGAAAAAAGAAGTGCAGGGCTTTATCATAATACTAGCGTGGTATTTGAAAAAGATGGTTCCATAGCAGGTAAATACCGCAAAATGCATATTCCTGATGATCCTTGTTTTTATGAAAAATTCTATTTTACTCCAGGTGATTTGGGTTTTGAACCTATACAAACAAGCGTTGGAAAGCTTGGGGTTTTAATATGTTGGGATCAATGGTATCCTGAAGCTGCTAGGTTAATGGCATTAAAAGGGGCTCAAATTTTGATTTATCCTACTGCTATAGGTTGGTTTGATAAGGATGAAAAAGAAGAAAAACAAAGACAACTTGAAGCTTGGATAGGTGTACAAAGAGGCCATGCTATAGCTAATGGCTTGCCTGTGGTAGCTATTAATAGAGTGGGTTTTGAAAAAGATGAAAGCGGTGTGGAAGATGGCATAAGATTTTGGGGGAATTCTTTTGTCTTTGGGGCTCAAGGCGAAGAGCTTTTTAGAGCCGATGATAAACAAGAGCTTTGTAAAATCGTTGAAATTGACATGCAAAGATGTGAAAATGTGCGTAGATGGTGGCCATTTTTACGCGATAGACGCATAGAGTATTTTCATGAATTAAATAAAAGATTTATTGACTAA
- a CDS encoding cation diffusion facilitator family transporter gives MNLQKSATIIASVCAVFLAIVKFIVGLASGSVAVLSSAIDSLLDCVISGLNFLALKKSSQGSSKEYNFGLSKIEALMGLFEGLVISGIGVYIFYESVLKIHNQESVEKLDLGIYVMAFAMAVTLCLVVFLNYVAKKTKSLIIKADSLHYKIDFLTNALTLLALVIIAFTNYHFIDGLFGIAISLYTIFSAFKIIKESSKILLDVAIDKEQVEVIKQIISANKEVKSFHHLKTRKSPDILYVSVHLVFEPTISLLKAHKIGDEIEDSIREHFKDDFWNIHIHLDPYDDSEEERSKNEISTHTARI, from the coding sequence ATGAATTTGCAAAAAAGCGCAACCATCATCGCAAGTGTATGTGCTGTTTTTTTAGCTATTGTTAAATTTATAGTAGGTTTAGCTTCGGGTTCTGTTGCGGTGCTTTCTAGTGCGATTGATTCTTTACTTGATTGTGTGATTTCGGGTTTAAATTTTTTAGCTTTGAAAAAAAGCTCTCAAGGCTCTAGTAAAGAATATAATTTTGGCCTTAGTAAAATTGAAGCCTTAATGGGGCTTTTTGAAGGTCTTGTGATTAGCGGGATTGGGGTTTATATTTTTTATGAGAGTGTTTTAAAAATTCATAATCAAGAAAGTGTAGAAAAACTTGATCTTGGAATTTATGTCATGGCTTTTGCTATGGCTGTGACTTTGTGTTTGGTAGTTTTTTTAAATTATGTTGCCAAAAAAACAAAAAGCTTGATTATAAAAGCTGATAGCTTACACTATAAAATAGACTTTTTAACTAATGCCCTAACGCTTTTAGCACTTGTGATTATAGCTTTTACAAATTATCATTTTATTGATGGTTTATTTGGCATAGCTATAAGTTTATATACGATTTTTTCAGCTTTTAAAATTATAAAAGAAAGTTCTAAAATTTTATTAGATGTGGCAATTGATAAAGAGCAAGTTGAAGTGATTAAGCAAATTATAAGTGCAAATAAAGAGGTCAAAAGCTTTCATCATTTAAAAACCAGAAAAAGCCCTGATATACTTTATGTTAGTGTGCATTTAGTTTTTGAACCTACAATATCACTTTTAAAAGCTCATAAAATCGGTGATGAGATTGAAGATAGTATAAGGGAGCATTTTAAAGATGATTTTTGGAATATCCATATACACTTAGACCCTTATGATGATTCAGAAGAAGAAAGGAGTAAAAATGAAATTAGCACTCATACAGCAAGAATTTAA
- a CDS encoding agmatine deiminase family protein, whose translation MRKSIAEWQKQELLLLSLPHENSDWKPYLEEILQSYEEFVKAVANFQKVLLIAPSEKDFQRFKHIKNIDFFKCDTNDTWIRDFGAIDVCEDDKLIGLDFIFNAWGDKFQSTLDNAVNSKLFAQKLSGKLEKIDLILEGGSIDFNGQGVMLTTSACLLNENRNSHLNKEQIETKLKEIFGLKQIIWLNHGYIKGDDTDHHIDTLARFINEKTIAYCVCKDENDEHYAPLKAMEEELKKTGFDLLELPLPKPLYFEGKRLGATYANFVFVNGGLIVPTYNDENDALVLENLQKACKDRKVVGVDARVFLRQNGSLHCSCQNRYEGQR comes from the coding sequence ATGAGAAAAAGCATAGCAGAATGGCAAAAACAAGAGCTACTTTTACTTTCCTTGCCTCATGAAAATAGCGATTGGAAGCCTTATTTAGAAGAGATTTTGCAAAGCTATGAAGAATTTGTTAAAGCTGTGGCAAATTTTCAAAAAGTTTTACTTATAGCACCAAGTGAAAAAGACTTTCAAAGATTTAAGCATATAAAAAACATTGATTTTTTTAAGTGCGATACTAATGATACTTGGATTAGAGATTTTGGTGCAATTGATGTGTGTGAAGATGATAAACTCATAGGGCTTGATTTTATTTTTAATGCTTGGGGTGATAAATTTCAAAGCACTTTAGATAATGCGGTAAATTCAAAACTTTTTGCACAAAAATTATCTGGAAAATTAGAAAAAATTGATCTTATCTTAGAAGGTGGGAGTATTGATTTTAATGGGCAAGGGGTAATGCTTACAACGAGTGCTTGTTTATTAAATGAAAATAGAAATTCACATTTAAATAAAGAGCAAATTGAAACCAAGTTAAAAGAAATTTTTGGCTTAAAACAAATTATATGGTTAAATCATGGTTATATAAAAGGTGATGATACTGATCATCATATAGATACTCTAGCAAGATTTATCAATGAAAAAACCATTGCTTATTGTGTATGTAAAGATGAAAATGATGAGCATTATGCACCTTTAAAGGCTATGGAAGAGGAGCTTAAAAAAACAGGATTTGATTTATTAGAGCTTCCTTTACCTAAGCCTTTGTATTTTGAAGGTAAAAGACTTGGTGCTACTTATGCAAATTTTGTTTTTGTTAATGGTGGCTTGATAGTGCCAACTTATAATGATGAAAATGATGCTTTGGTATTAGAAAATTTACAAAAAGCATGTAAAGATAGAAAAGTAGTAGGGGTTGATGCAAGAGTGTTTTTAAGACAAAATGGTTCTTTGCATTGTTCTTGTCAAAACCGCTATGAAGGTCAAAGATGA
- a CDS encoding MBL fold metallo-hydrolase codes for MRILKQPCGMYETNCYIIDHNNKQIIIDPGENAYEFIKENASKPLAILNTHGHYDHVYDNAKVKKVYEIPLFIHKDDAFMLKDPFNYGFEYSNADVLIENENEFSIDEFKFKFHHFPGHTPGCCMIELVGEDVLFSGDFLFYRSIGRWDFPYSDATKMKESLLKVLAYEKDFRLLPGHGEESTLKEEQSAIPAWLRYFH; via the coding sequence ATGCGTATTTTAAAACAACCATGCGGAATGTATGAAACAAATTGTTATATTATAGATCATAATAACAAGCAAATCATCATCGACCCAGGTGAAAATGCTTATGAGTTTATCAAAGAAAACGCAAGCAAACCTTTAGCTATTTTAAATACTCATGGTCATTATGATCATGTTTATGATAATGCTAAAGTTAAAAAGGTTTATGAAATTCCACTTTTTATCCATAAAGATGATGCTTTTATGTTAAAAGATCCTTTTAATTATGGTTTTGAGTATTCAAATGCTGATGTGTTAATAGAAAATGAAAATGAATTTAGTATAGATGAGTTTAAGTTTAAATTTCATCATTTCCCAGGGCATACTCCAGGGTGTTGTATGATAGAACTTGTGGGTGAAGATGTGCTTTTTAGTGGAGATTTTTTATTTTACCGTAGTATTGGTAGATGGGACTTTCCTTACTCAGATGCAACTAAGATGAAAGAGAGTTTGCTTAAAGTTTTAGCTTATGAAAAAGATTTTAGATTGCTTCCAGGGCATGGAGAAGAAAGCACTTTAAAAGAAGAGCAAAGTGCAATTCCTGCTTGGTTAAGGTATTTTCACTAA
- a CDS encoding NAD+ synthase, translating to MNYTKLQELLINFIKEQARDKNLILGLSGGIDSALVAHLCKKAVGEKLFVLLMPTKHSKKENLDDALMLCKDLQIHHKIVYIDEVLCAYEKICQDLNPLRFGNLAARVRMSLLYDYSALHNALVVGTSNKSELMLGYGTIYGDLACAFNPLATLYKSEVFELANFMGVHENFIQKAPSADLWPNQSDEKDLGYKYEVLDEVLKALENNQSLEKFDENLKNLVLERVQNNAFKRKLPTTLKNTYDLA from the coding sequence ATGAATTATACAAAATTACAAGAATTATTGATCAATTTTATAAAAGAACAAGCAAGAGATAAAAATCTCATCTTAGGTTTAAGCGGTGGGATAGATTCAGCTTTAGTAGCTCATCTTTGCAAAAAAGCAGTAGGTGAAAAACTTTTTGTGCTTTTAATGCCTACAAAACATTCTAAAAAAGAAAATTTAGATGATGCATTAATGCTTTGTAAAGATTTACAAATTCATCATAAGATTGTTTATATTGATGAAGTACTTTGTGCTTATGAAAAAATTTGTCAAGACTTAAACCCTTTACGCTTTGGGAATTTAGCTGCAAGAGTGCGTATGAGCTTGCTTTATGATTATTCAGCCTTGCATAATGCATTGGTAGTAGGTACTTCTAATAAAAGCGAACTTATGCTTGGTTATGGAACTATTTATGGGGATTTAGCTTGTGCTTTTAATCCTTTGGCTACACTTTATAAAAGTGAAGTTTTTGAGCTTGCTAATTTTATGGGTGTGCATGAAAATTTCATACAAAAAGCCCCTAGTGCTGATCTTTGGCCAAATCAAAGCGATGAAAAAGATCTTGGCTATAAATATGAAGTTTTAGATGAAGTTTTAAAAGCTTTAGAAAATAATCAAAGCTTGGAAAAATTTGATGAGAATTTAAAAAATTTAGTCTTAGAGCGTGTGCAAAATAATGCCTTTAAAAGAAAACTTCCAACAACATTAAAGAATACATATGACTTGGCTTGA
- a CDS encoding tetraacyldisaccharide 4'-kinase, with protein sequence MTWLDRYFFKPNFLQKTLAFLLLPFSFLYMIIAILNTKFKKELDFNLPIISIGNLTLGGNGKTPICKAIAAEFENCFIILRGYKRQSKGLIIVKHKDEILCNIKESGDEAMEYALTKHISGVIVSEDRVKGIQKAIELGAKIILLDDAFSKFHIKKLNILLQSKDEPFFDFTLPSGAYRLPKSFAKRADFIAKENEDFVRYSHVKENQKAVLISSIAKPFRLYEHFIKARACYFFADHYTFKKEELEKLLKKHNCDTLMLTFKDYVKVKDFGFKTELIHLDIVLKDNFKQVLQNYIDKFNKKEENVATLNPR encoded by the coding sequence ATGACTTGGCTTGATCGCTATTTTTTTAAACCTAATTTTTTGCAAAAAACTCTAGCCTTTTTGCTTTTGCCTTTTAGCTTTTTATATATGATTATAGCTATTTTAAATACTAAATTTAAAAAAGAACTTGATTTTAATTTACCCATTATAAGCATAGGTAATCTAACCCTAGGAGGCAATGGAAAAACTCCCATTTGTAAAGCCATAGCAGCTGAGTTTGAAAATTGTTTTATCATCTTAAGAGGCTATAAAAGACAAAGTAAAGGCTTAATCATCGTTAAACATAAAGATGAAATTTTATGTAATATTAAAGAAAGTGGCGATGAAGCTATGGAGTATGCACTTACAAAACACATTAGTGGAGTGATAGTAAGCGAAGATAGGGTTAAAGGCATACAAAAAGCTATCGAACTTGGAGCAAAAATCATACTTTTAGACGATGCTTTTTCTAAATTTCATATTAAAAAACTTAATATTTTATTGCAAAGTAAAGATGAGCCATTTTTTGATTTTACCCTACCTAGCGGGGCTTATCGTTTGCCAAAATCTTTTGCTAAAAGGGCTGATTTTATAGCTAAAGAAAATGAAGATTTTGTGCGTTATTCTCATGTAAAAGAAAATCAAAAAGCAGTTTTAATAAGCTCTATTGCAAAACCTTTTAGGTTATATGAGCATTTTATCAAAGCTAGGGCTTGTTATTTTTTTGCCGATCATTATACTTTCAAAAAAGAAGAATTAGAAAAACTTTTAAAAAAACACAATTGTGATACCTTGATGCTAACCTTTAAAGACTATGTGAAAGTAAAAGATTTTGGCTTTAAAACTGAACTTATTCATCTTGATATTGTTTTAAAAGATAACTTTAAGCAAGTTTTGCAAAATTATATTGATAAATTTAACAAAAAGGAAGAAAATGTTGCTACACTCAACCCAAGATAA